A single Nostoc sp. PCC 7107 DNA region contains:
- a CDS encoding sensor histidine kinase KdpD, producing MRLLTKKILANNSRLGRLIVILCLFSAVIVMEFKTPTEYVFGYLYTGAILLTNYWFGGMATFQATVVAVCLTLLNLVVPGDELVKISTVASRLIAVMALIVTGILSDRLRRSQEAIALTRAKLESQEELVKVREDFASTLTHDLKTPLLGAIETIKAFQQEKFGPVLPTQQQVLSTMARSHQTSLQLVETLLDVYRNDIEGLRLDLAPVDLTVLAEEAAGDLMELAVNRRVHLSVSYGDSDWRQSLWVHGDALQLQRVFHNLLVNAINHSRRGGKVEVFLEPQTSYQVVKILDTGAGIQPEQFSHLFERFYQGHSDACGGFYQRQAKGSGLGLYLSRQIIEAHGGIIWAENKVPSGAVFAFKLPVYPHFAPSD from the coding sequence ATGAGGTTACTTACCAAAAAAATTCTAGCTAATAACTCACGATTAGGCAGACTTATTGTCATATTATGTTTGTTTTCTGCTGTGATAGTGATGGAGTTTAAGACACCCACAGAATATGTGTTTGGATATCTTTATACAGGTGCAATCTTATTAACAAACTACTGGTTTGGGGGGATGGCAACTTTTCAGGCGACTGTAGTTGCAGTGTGCTTAACGCTGTTGAATCTGGTTGTACCAGGGGATGAATTAGTTAAGATATCCACTGTAGCCAGCCGATTAATTGCAGTGATGGCGTTGATTGTGACTGGTATTTTAAGCGATCGCCTGCGTCGTTCTCAAGAGGCGATCGCCCTAACTCGCGCTAAGTTAGAATCTCAAGAGGAGTTAGTTAAGGTACGGGAAGATTTTGCTTCCACTCTTACCCATGATTTAAAAACACCGTTACTAGGGGCGATTGAAACCATCAAAGCTTTTCAACAAGAAAAATTTGGCCCAGTTCTACCAACGCAGCAACAAGTTTTGTCTACAATGGCACGTAGTCACCAAACTTCCCTACAACTGGTAGAAACGCTTTTAGATGTTTATCGCAATGATATTGAAGGTTTAAGGCTAGATTTAGCACCAGTAGATTTAACTGTTTTGGCAGAGGAAGCGGCTGGTGATTTGATGGAATTAGCGGTGAATCGTCGTGTTCATCTGTCGGTAAGTTATGGTGATTCTGATTGGCGACAATCGTTGTGGGTGCATGGTGATGCGCTGCAACTGCAAAGAGTGTTTCATAATCTTTTAGTGAATGCGATTAATCATTCTCGGCGTGGTGGAAAGGTGGAAGTTTTTTTAGAACCGCAAACTTCTTATCAAGTAGTGAAAATTTTAGATACGGGTGCAGGCATTCAGCCAGAACAATTTTCTCACTTATTTGAAAGATTTTATCAAGGTCATAGCGATGCCTGTGGCGGGTTTTACCAACGCCAAGCCAAAGGTTCAGGCTTGGGGCTTTATTTATCTCGGCAAATTATTGAAGCCCACGGGGGTATAATCTGGGCAGAAAACAAAGTGCCGAGTGGTGCTGTGTTTGCTTTTAAACTACCTGTTTATCCACATTTTGCGCCTAGCGACTGA
- the kdpA gene encoding potassium-transporting ATPase subunit KdpA: MLQGWIQIGLTLLILVAITPFFGRYMARVYQEQRTFFDPILNPIERILYSLVGVQTKAEMTGWQYARAILYSNLVMGLLIFLIIMNQGWLPFNPTKIPAPTWDTALHTTISFITNTNQQHYSGETYLSYASQMWGLGYHMFTSAATGLAVGIAFIRGLTGRPLGNFYVDLIRSITRVLLPICIVGGIALMAAGVPETLAGPVVFPTLEDSNISQAIARGPVAHFEIIKQLGENGGGFFAINSAHPFENPNGFSNLIQIVAMLSIPTSLIYTYGLFANNTKQAWLVYGMVGVIYITFIIITAIGEYNGNPAVNALLGSTQPNLEGKEVRFGWAQSALFAVSTTGTMCGAVNSLHDSFMPNGGFVTLSNMFLQIIWGGQGTGTAYLFAYLILAVFVTGLMVGRTPEFLGRKIEKREVVLASFLILLVHPISIMIPAGIALAFPDQLAGISNPGFHGFAQVLYEYASAAANNGSGFEGLGDSQPSPIAIAAGAKTTATALWWNLSTCFSLLAGRYIPIIGLLLLADSMSRKPQVPFTVGTLRTDTGLFTGVTAGVILILGALTFFPVLAFGPIGEAFWIAKGIG; encoded by the coding sequence ATGCTCCAAGGATGGATTCAAATTGGACTAACGCTACTCATTTTAGTAGCAATAACTCCATTTTTCGGGCGATATATGGCGCGTGTGTATCAAGAACAACGCACATTTTTCGACCCAATTCTCAACCCAATTGAAAGAATACTTTACTCTTTAGTTGGAGTACAAACTAAAGCAGAAATGACAGGCTGGCAATATGCCAGAGCCATTCTCTACAGTAATTTAGTCATGGGTTTGCTGATATTCTTGATTATCATGAATCAAGGATGGCTGCCCTTTAACCCGACAAAAATTCCTGCACCAACTTGGGATACAGCCTTACACACAACAATTTCCTTTATTACTAACACCAACCAACAACATTATTCTGGTGAAACCTATCTGAGTTACGCCAGTCAAATGTGGGGACTTGGTTATCACATGTTCACCTCAGCCGCCACTGGGTTAGCGGTGGGAATTGCGTTTATTCGTGGGTTAACTGGGAGACCATTAGGTAACTTTTATGTTGATTTAATTCGCTCAATTACGCGAGTTTTGTTACCTATTTGTATTGTTGGTGGAATTGCCTTGATGGCGGCTGGTGTTCCCGAAACATTGGCAGGGCCAGTTGTATTCCCGACTTTAGAAGATTCTAATATTAGTCAGGCGATCGCACGCGGCCCTGTTGCCCATTTTGAAATTATCAAACAACTCGGAGAAAACGGCGGCGGCTTTTTTGCCATCAACTCAGCCCATCCCTTTGAAAATCCCAATGGGTTTTCTAACTTAATTCAAATTGTGGCGATGTTGTCAATTCCCACATCCTTGATTTATACCTACGGCTTGTTTGCTAACAACACCAAGCAAGCCTGGTTAGTCTACGGTATGGTGGGCGTAATCTACATCACATTTATTATCATCACCGCCATTGGTGAATATAACGGCAACCCAGCAGTCAACGCACTCTTAGGTAGTACCCAACCCAATCTAGAAGGTAAAGAAGTCCGGTTTGGTTGGGCGCAATCAGCCTTATTTGCCGTCAGTACCACTGGAACCATGTGCGGTGCAGTCAACAGTTTACACGACTCCTTCATGCCCAACGGTGGTTTTGTCACCCTCTCCAATATGTTTTTACAAATCATCTGGGGTGGACAAGGTACAGGCACAGCTTATTTATTTGCCTACCTGATTTTGGCAGTATTCGTCACAGGCTTAATGGTAGGACGCACACCAGAATTTCTCGGACGCAAAATCGAAAAGCGTGAGGTAGTACTAGCGAGTTTCTTGATTCTCTTAGTTCACCCCATCTCCATTATGATTCCCGCTGGTATTGCTTTAGCCTTCCCCGACCAACTAGCAGGCATCAGCAACCCCGGCTTTCATGGCTTTGCCCAAGTCCTTTATGAATATGCTTCGGCTGCGGCTAACAACGGCTCAGGCTTTGAAGGCTTAGGTGACTCCCAACCATCACCCATTGCTATTGCAGCAGGCGCAAAAACCACCGCAACTGCCCTCTGGTGGAACCTCAGTACTTGCTTCAGCCTCCTCGCCGGACGCTATATCCCCATCATCGGCTTACTCTTACTCGCCGATAGTATGTCTCGCAAACCCCAAGTCCCCTTCACAGTCGGCACATTACGCACCGACACCGGACTATTTACAGGCGTAACCGCAGGCGTAATTTTAATTCTCGGCGCACTCACATTCTTCCCCGTCCTGGCCTTCGGCCCCATCGGCGAAGCCTTCTGGATAGCCAAAGGTATCGGCTAA
- the kdpB gene encoding potassium-transporting ATPase subunit KdpB codes for MKTNTTPRLPQGTRDSRRHTPKTDMRGLYQRAIKDSFVKLNPKIAVKNPVMFIVWVGTIVTFLVTLDPNLFGTIQADVNQQRLLNGLITFILFFTVVFANFAEAVAEGRGKAQADSLRSTRSDTIASKILPDGSIQKVNSTELRRGDLVKVVANNMIPADGEVIQGIGSVDESAITGESAPVLKQPGTDIASSVTGGTRLLSDELTIRITADPGKGFIDRMISLVEGAERSKTPNEIALTVLLAVLTQVFLIVVATMPPFVNYIANFISTVFGTEAGNSLRAGASVAILISLLVALIPTTIGGLLSAIGIAGMDRVAQFNVIATSGRAVEACGDINTLVLDKTGTITLGNRMADEFIPVNSYTIEDVARVAYAGSVFDETPEGRSIVKLAETYHVGLDFNINQAEGVEFSAKTRMSGTNLPNGKQVRKGAVDAIKSFVRSRGGHIASDVDAAYERVSRLGGTPLAVCQDDQIFGVIYLKDIVKPGLSERFDQLRRMGVKTIMLTGDNRITAGVIAQEAGVDDFIAEATPEDKIGVIRAEQSQGKLVAMTGDGTNDAPALAQANVGLAMNSGTQAAKEAANMVDLDSDPTKLIDLVTIGKQLLITRGALTTFSIANDIAKYFAIIPTIFAAAGIGALNIMGLKSAQSAIISALIYNALIIPVLIPLALTGVKFRPLTADQLLKRNIFIYGLGGIVAPFIAIKLIDVILPLS; via the coding sequence ATGAAAACCAACACAACACCTCGTCTACCTCAAGGAACCCGTGACTCCCGCAGACATACCCCCAAAACAGATATGCGGGGACTCTATCAAAGAGCCATTAAGGATTCATTTGTCAAGCTGAATCCGAAAATAGCTGTCAAAAACCCAGTCATGTTTATCGTTTGGGTAGGCACAATTGTTACCTTCCTCGTCACCCTTGACCCCAATTTATTCGGCACTATTCAAGCAGATGTTAATCAACAACGCTTATTAAACGGGTTAATTACATTCATTCTCTTTTTCACAGTGGTATTTGCCAACTTTGCCGAAGCCGTGGCCGAAGGACGAGGTAAAGCCCAGGCTGATTCCTTACGCTCCACCCGTTCTGATACCATTGCCAGTAAGATTCTCCCCGATGGTTCAATTCAAAAAGTCAATTCTACAGAACTGCGACGCGGGGATTTAGTCAAAGTAGTAGCCAATAACATGATTCCCGCCGATGGCGAAGTGATTCAAGGGATTGGTTCTGTAGATGAATCGGCAATTACCGGAGAATCAGCCCCAGTACTCAAACAACCAGGTACAGATATTGCCAGTTCCGTTACAGGCGGTACACGCTTACTCTCAGATGAATTGACAATTCGGATTACAGCTGATCCTGGTAAAGGCTTTATCGATCGCATGATTTCTTTGGTGGAAGGAGCAGAACGCAGCAAGACACCAAATGAAATAGCCCTGACAGTCTTGTTAGCAGTACTGACACAAGTATTTTTAATTGTTGTTGCAACTATGCCGCCCTTTGTCAACTATATTGCTAACTTTATCAGTACTGTATTCGGAACAGAAGCCGGAAATAGTTTAAGGGCAGGTGCAAGTGTTGCTATTTTGATTTCATTGTTAGTCGCTTTGATACCAACAACTATCGGTGGTTTATTAAGTGCGATCGGCATTGCGGGGATGGATAGAGTGGCTCAGTTTAACGTGATTGCCACCTCTGGACGCGCCGTTGAAGCCTGTGGTGATATCAATACCCTGGTGCTAGATAAAACAGGCACAATCACCTTGGGCAACCGGATGGCGGATGAGTTCATCCCTGTCAATAGTTACACCATCGAAGATGTCGCCAGAGTTGCCTATGCTGGCAGTGTATTTGATGAAACACCCGAAGGTAGATCAATTGTCAAACTGGCAGAGACTTATCACGTTGGTTTAGATTTCAATATCAACCAAGCAGAAGGTGTAGAATTTTCTGCCAAAACCCGGATGAGTGGGACAAATCTCCCCAACGGTAAGCAAGTCCGTAAAGGGGCGGTAGATGCAATTAAAAGTTTTGTTCGCTCTCGTGGAGGCCATATTGCTAGTGATGTTGATGCAGCCTACGAGCGAGTTTCGCGGTTAGGGGGTACACCCTTAGCCGTTTGTCAAGATGACCAAATTTTCGGGGTTATCTATCTCAAAGATATTGTCAAACCAGGTTTAAGCGAAAGATTTGACCAACTCCGACGGATGGGTGTTAAGACAATTATGCTCACAGGTGATAACCGCATTACGGCTGGTGTCATTGCTCAGGAAGCTGGTGTTGATGATTTTATCGCTGAAGCCACACCAGAAGACAAAATTGGTGTAATTCGCGCTGAACAATCTCAAGGTAAGTTAGTAGCGATGACTGGAGATGGTACCAATGATGCACCAGCATTAGCTCAAGCCAACGTGGGTTTAGCCATGAACTCCGGGACACAAGCTGCTAAAGAAGCCGCTAACATGGTGGATTTAGATTCTGACCCCACCAAGTTAATTGATTTGGTGACTATTGGTAAACAGTTACTCATTACCCGTGGGGCATTAACTACTTTTTCTATTGCTAACGATATTGCTAAGTATTTCGCAATTATTCCCACTATCTTTGCAGCAGCAGGAATTGGCGCACTAAATATTATGGGACTGAAAAGCGCCCAGTCGGCAATTATCTCAGCCCTAATTTACAACGCTTTGATTATTCCGGTACTCATTCCTTTAGCACTAACTGGAGTAAAATTCCGTCCGCTGACGGCAGATCAACTATTAAAACGTAACATTTTTATTTATGGTTTGGGCGGGATTGTTGCACCTTTTATTGCCATTAAATTGATTGATGTGATTTTACCTTTATCTTAA
- a CDS encoding potassium-transporting ATPase subunit F: MKSPCLPQIFTEIIAIVADGRLPKLPLYIFLGMCFNLLVAPVVYAATGENFSHFQAWSLGLLGLVTLSLATYLFFVMFVPEKF, from the coding sequence ATGAAATCTCCTTGTTTACCTCAAATATTCACAGAAATAATTGCAATCGTCGCAGATGGACGCTTGCCAAAACTTCCTTTGTATATCTTTCTGGGAATGTGTTTCAACCTTTTGGTTGCACCTGTTGTTTATGCTGCCACCGGAGAAAATTTTTCCCATTTTCAAGCTTGGTCTTTAGGTCTGTTAGGTTTAGTAACTTTAAGCCTTGCTACTTATTTATTTTTTGTTATGTTTGTACCGGAGAAATTCTAA
- the kdpC gene encoding K(+)-transporting ATPase subunit C, translated as MSFAREVNRAIRSTLVLWVIGAIIYPFVMITIGQIVFPFQVNGSLMKNSQGQVIGSSLIGQPFTSERYFNSRPSTTSYSTADPKKDDAGVLKTGVSGASNLAPSNSALIERIKGKDDPDPSKRIEGDLNRLKTAGIQPTADLVYTSASSLDPHITPEAAKAQVNHVAKARGLQPQQLETLIAQNTDGRFLGIFGEPGVNVLKLNLALDALKSAS; from the coding sequence ATGAGTTTTGCACGCGAAGTTAACAGAGCCATTCGTTCTACTTTAGTTCTTTGGGTAATTGGCGCTATTATCTATCCCTTTGTGATGATTACCATTGGACAGATTGTCTTTCCATTTCAAGTCAATGGTAGTCTGATGAAGAATAGCCAAGGTCAAGTGATAGGCTCTAGTTTAATTGGTCAACCTTTCACTTCCGAAAGATACTTTAATAGTCGTCCTAGTACCACAAGTTACAGCACTGCTGACCCGAAAAAAGATGACGCTGGAGTATTAAAAACTGGGGTTTCTGGTGCAAGTAATTTAGCCCCTAGTAATTCGGCATTAATCGAACGTATCAAAGGTAAAGATGACCCCGACCCCAGCAAACGGATTGAAGGTGATTTAAATCGGTTAAAAACAGCAGGTATCCAACCTACCGCCGATTTAGTTTACACTTCTGCTTCTAGCCTCGACCCCCACATTACCCCGGAAGCTGCCAAAGCACAAGTTAACCATGTAGCCAAAGCGCGAGGACTCCAACCCCAACAGTTAGAAACTTTGATTGCTCAAAATACCGATGGTCGCTTTCTGGGTATTTTTGGTGAGCCTGGGGTCAATGTGTTGAAATTAAATTTAGCTTTGGATGCTTTGAAGTCGGCAAGTTAG
- a CDS encoding TrkA C-terminal domain-containing protein, which yields MLENQSFIEPSLFGVSIQSNSIYCGIHLTKVTLPEQCAFLGILRAGQIIPLESNPEIYSGDYILAIALNPMMVPALKVTLKKIHSVYYSLSNCLLEARPRYISNYSHDFN from the coding sequence ATGCTTGAAAATCAAAGTTTTATCGAGCCTAGCTTATTTGGTGTTTCCATTCAATCAAATAGTATTTACTGTGGGATTCATTTAACTAAGGTTACTTTACCTGAGCAATGTGCTTTTCTCGGTATTTTAAGAGCAGGTCAAATCATTCCCCTAGAATCTAATCCAGAGATTTATTCTGGAGATTATATCCTGGCGATCGCACTTAATCCCATGATGGTTCCAGCACTCAAAGTTACTCTCAAAAAAATTCATTCTGTTTACTATTCTCTCAGTAACTGCTTACTAGAAGCTCGACCACGTTACATTAGTAATTACTCCCATGATTTTAATTAA
- a CDS encoding pentapeptide repeat-containing protein: MSQDNNLIWQSPVKKLQSTRKCPSCDLSGLNFSGANLEKVDLRSADLQRTNLSHTNLRYANLEWADLRNANLQGADLTGANLSIASLGGANLQGANLEASNLKMASLRSSNLSNANLLKAAMNQDLQNSNSVILCKTRLPNGVTSRRCNSQLN; this comes from the coding sequence GTGAGCCAAGATAATAATTTAATTTGGCAAAGTCCAGTTAAAAAGCTGCAATCAACCAGAAAATGTCCTAGCTGTGACCTATCAGGGTTAAATTTCTCAGGTGCTAATTTAGAAAAAGTTGATTTGCGTTCGGCGGATTTGCAAAGAACAAACCTCAGTCATACGAATCTACGGTATGCCAATTTAGAGTGGGCAGATTTACGCAATGCCAATTTACAAGGAGCCGATTTAACAGGGGCAAACCTCAGCATAGCCTCTTTAGGTGGAGCTAATTTGCAAGGAGCTAATCTCGAAGCCTCGAATTTAAAAATGGCTAGTCTTAGAAGTAGTAATCTGAGTAATGCTAATCTTTTGAAAGCAGCAATGAATCAGGATTTACAAAACAGTAATTCGGTGATTTTGTGCAAAACAAGATTACCCAATGGAGTTACATCACGGCGCTGTAATAGTCAGTTAAATTAA
- a CDS encoding APC family permease: protein MAKSMFSTKRLSRRFMRWLLAENRSEKEGPYQKEEAHRQHPWWQVMCLTGVDYFSTLGYQPGIAALAAGALSPIATLILVLLTLFGALPIYRRIAAKSPHGEGSIAMLEHLLSWWQGKLLVLCLLGFVGTDFIITITLSAADATAHIIENPLTPSLLHSQSIAITLMLIALLGAVFLRGFKEAIGIAVFLVAFYLLLNLIVISIGLYQIAINPSAIANWQTALFARHSNFFVVIGLAILLFPKLALGLSGFETGVTVMPLVQGSNSDTPEMPRGRIQNTRKLLTAAAVIMSFFLLTSSFVTTLLIPTTEFATGGKANGRALAYLAHLYLGNGFGTIYDLSTISILWFAGASAMAGLLNIVPRYLPRYGMAPSWALLTRPLVLVYITIAFVVTVIFRANVEAQGGAYATGVLVLISSAAFAVTLSAHRQRSPKGRLIFALITLVFIYTTIVNIIERPEGIKIAAFFIGAIIVTSLVSRVWRSTELRVEQIEVDENARQFIAQESQGAIRIIANRLNEGNEQEYLLKEKEVREDNHIPPTDPIIFLEILISDASDFAEVIRVKGVQVGDYRILRAESAAVPNAIAALLLYIRDQTGKIPHAYFGWVEGNPIQYLLRFILFGEGDIAVVTREVLRRAEKNPHRRPGIHVGG from the coding sequence ATGGCTAAATCAATGTTCTCAACAAAACGGCTCAGTAGACGGTTTATGCGCTGGCTATTGGCAGAAAACCGCAGCGAAAAGGAAGGGCCTTACCAGAAGGAAGAAGCTCACCGCCAGCATCCTTGGTGGCAGGTTATGTGCTTAACGGGTGTAGATTATTTTTCTACTCTCGGCTATCAACCGGGAATTGCCGCACTGGCAGCGGGTGCGCTTTCTCCTATTGCTACGCTTATTTTGGTTTTATTAACGCTATTTGGTGCATTGCCCATCTACCGCCGTATTGCTGCTAAAAGCCCACATGGTGAAGGTTCTATTGCTATGTTGGAGCATTTGCTTTCTTGGTGGCAAGGCAAATTATTAGTGCTGTGTTTACTTGGCTTTGTGGGAACCGACTTTATTATTACGATTACTCTATCTGCTGCTGATGCCACAGCCCACATTATCGAAAATCCTCTGACACCAAGTTTGCTGCACAGTCAAAGTATTGCTATTACCCTGATGTTAATTGCTTTACTTGGTGCAGTTTTCTTACGAGGTTTTAAAGAAGCAATTGGAATTGCCGTATTTTTGGTGGCATTTTATCTGCTGTTGAATTTGATTGTCATTAGCATTGGGTTATATCAGATTGCAATTAACCCAAGTGCGATCGCTAACTGGCAAACAGCACTTTTCGCCCGCCACTCGAATTTCTTTGTCGTCATCGGCCTAGCTATCCTCTTGTTTCCTAAGCTGGCCTTGGGTTTGTCTGGGTTTGAGACTGGCGTAACTGTGATGCCCCTTGTCCAAGGTAGCAATAGCGATACCCCAGAAATGCCCAGAGGACGAATTCAAAATACCCGCAAGCTTCTAACTGCTGCTGCTGTTATTATGAGCTTCTTTTTACTCACCAGCAGTTTTGTCACTACTCTGTTAATTCCTACCACAGAATTTGCCACAGGTGGTAAAGCCAATGGCCGCGCCCTTGCTTATCTAGCACATCTTTATTTGGGTAATGGCTTTGGCACAATCTATGATTTAAGCACCATTTCTATTTTGTGGTTTGCCGGTGCATCCGCAATGGCAGGGCTACTAAATATTGTGCCTCGCTATTTACCACGTTATGGCATGGCACCAAGTTGGGCGCTATTAACCAGACCTTTGGTATTGGTTTATATCACTATTGCCTTTGTGGTGACAGTGATTTTCCGGGCTAATGTAGAAGCACAGGGTGGTGCTTATGCAACGGGTGTACTGGTATTAATAAGTTCTGCCGCCTTTGCTGTTACCCTATCAGCCCATCGTCAACGCTCTCCAAAGGGAAGACTGATTTTTGCACTGATAACGCTAGTCTTTATCTATACAACAATTGTAAATATTATTGAGAGACCAGAAGGAATCAAAATCGCGGCTTTCTTCATTGGTGCAATCATTGTAACTTCCCTAGTTTCCCGCGTTTGGCGCTCCACAGAACTGCGAGTAGAACAAATAGAAGTTGATGAAAATGCCCGCCAATTCATTGCTCAAGAAAGCCAAGGCGCGATTCGCATCATTGCTAATCGGTTAAATGAAGGTAATGAACAAGAATATTTGTTAAAGGAAAAAGAGGTAAGAGAAGATAACCACATTCCGCCGACAGATCCCATAATCTTTCTAGAAATCTTGATATCTGATGCGTCAGACTTTGCTGAGGTAATTCGAGTCAAAGGTGTACAAGTTGGTGATTATCGAATTTTGCGGGCTGAAAGTGCCGCAGTACCCAATGCGATCGCTGCTTTGCTACTGTATATTCGTGACCAAACTGGTAAAATTCCTCATGCGTACTTTGGCTGGGTAGAAGGAAATCCCATTCAATATTTACTGCGATTTATCTTATTTGGTGAAGGTGATATTGCTGTAGTTACCCGTGAAGTACTGCGTCGAGCCGAAAAAAATCCCCACAGGCGACCAGGAATCCATGTCGGTGGTTGA
- a CDS encoding CAP domain-containing protein produces MDTKSKVNIWWRYAVLLTVVLAFRPTTYFIHQALRGHPLDINYFWTELSPFGLLKQGLYNGNGGADWKIGQPKVTIWNAQQLRDEPELSKFALELVNRDRTINNLKPLTADSLLSLAAQLHAQDMLERQYFNHISLNGKNPRDRYIAVGGNRRVGVGENIIKDRVQGLGLTYGTVEDFQRGWMYSNSHRENLLTREYKKFGYGVAIGKNGQIYAVQMFSD; encoded by the coding sequence ATGGATACAAAGAGCAAAGTCAATATTTGGTGGAGATACGCTGTTTTATTGACGGTAGTTTTAGCATTTAGGCCAACTACCTATTTCATCCACCAGGCTTTGCGGGGACACCCACTGGATATTAATTATTTTTGGACAGAACTTTCCCCCTTTGGACTGCTAAAACAAGGTCTTTATAACGGGAATGGTGGTGCTGATTGGAAAATTGGCCAGCCAAAAGTCACAATTTGGAATGCCCAACAGTTGCGTGATGAGCCAGAGTTAAGCAAGTTTGCCCTAGAATTGGTAAATCGCGATCGCACAATCAATAATTTAAAACCTTTAACAGCCGACTCGTTACTATCTCTAGCAGCACAACTCCACGCTCAAGATATGCTGGAACGGCAATATTTTAATCATATTTCCCTCAATGGCAAAAATCCCCGCGATCGCTATATTGCCGTTGGCGGTAATCGGCGTGTCGGAGTTGGCGAAAACATTATTAAAGATCGTGTCCAAGGTTTAGGATTAACTTACGGCACAGTTGAAGATTTTCAACGCGGTTGGATGTACAGCAATAGTCATCGGGAAAACCTCCTCACCCGTGAATACAAAAAATTTGGCTATGGTGTAGCAATTGGTAAAAATGGTCAAATTTATGCAGTGCAAATGTTTAGTGATTAA
- a CDS encoding type II toxin-antitoxin system HigA family antitoxin, which translates to MTRTFNPESYGKLLAQYQPKTITTEEENEKAIALVQDLEHRANRIPEEEILLELLVTLIEKFEETHYPIPQGTPHSMLVHLMDARDISPEVLAETVGSLEVVQEILNGDRTINQAEAEALAEYFHVSANLFLTTKG; encoded by the coding sequence ATGACCCGTACTTTTAATCCTGAATCCTACGGTAAATTACTAGCTCAGTATCAACCAAAAACAATTACTACAGAAGAAGAAAACGAAAAAGCAATAGCTCTTGTCCAAGACTTAGAACATCGTGCCAATCGTATACCAGAAGAAGAAATACTATTGGAACTGTTAGTGACATTAATTGAGAAATTTGAAGAAACCCATTATCCAATCCCTCAAGGTACACCACATTCGATGTTAGTCCATCTAATGGACGCACGTGATATTTCTCCAGAAGTATTAGCTGAGACAGTTGGATCATTGGAGGTTGTGCAGGAAATCTTAAATGGCGATCGCACGATTAATCAAGCAGAGGCAGAAGCGCTTGCTGAGTATTTTCATGTAAGTGCAAATTTATTTTTGACAACGAAAGGTTAA